In Candidatus Bathyarchaeia archaeon, one DNA window encodes the following:
- a CDS encoding 2,3-bisphosphoglycerate-independent phosphoglycerate mutase, producing the protein MICLKALLIIGDGMADRPLKELGWRTPLEAANKPSMNHVASVGICGIIDPIAPGIPPGSDTATLALLGYDALKVYSGRGAFEALGWGIEVAQGDVCFRCNFATVNEEMTILDRRAGRIASEDASKLAESLRRVKLSKPGVDFIFANTVEHRAVLVLRGSRLSPAVSDSDPAIEGKEILKVKPLDDSAEARFTAELLNELAQKFHEVLKAHPLNKERKTHGKPPANFILFRGAGTLPKIKPLSELYMLKASCVAATALIRGVCRAAGMQLLNVKGATGNVHTDYIAKAKAAVKALENSDLVLLHVKAPDAASHDGNIKQKVEVIEKIDKMLAYILNKIDLSETYVALTADHTSSCITRNHEGDPVPIAIMGPYIRSDDVDEFSERACARGGLGRLRGKNLMPILMNYLGKVKKFGA; encoded by the coding sequence GTGATTTGCTTGAAGGCTCTTCTCATAATTGGGGATGGAATGGCTGACAGGCCATTAAAAGAGTTGGGGTGGAGAACACCCTTAGAGGCTGCCAACAAGCCTTCCATGAACCATGTGGCAAGCGTCGGCATCTGCGGCATAATAGACCCAATTGCACCCGGGATACCGCCGGGCAGCGACACCGCCACGCTTGCATTGTTGGGCTATGATGCCTTGAAAGTTTACTCTGGGAGGGGGGCCTTTGAAGCCCTTGGATGGGGAATTGAAGTGGCACAGGGAGATGTTTGTTTTCGATGCAACTTCGCTACAGTCAATGAAGAAATGACCATTTTGGATAGGAGGGCTGGAAGAATAGCCAGCGAAGACGCCTCCAAACTTGCTGAAAGTCTAAGAAGAGTTAAACTTTCAAAGCCCGGCGTGGACTTTATCTTTGCAAACACTGTTGAACATCGAGCCGTCCTAGTTTTGCGCGGTTCGAGACTTTCTCCGGCTGTAAGCGACTCCGACCCCGCTATTGAGGGAAAAGAGATTTTAAAAGTTAAGCCTTTAGATGATAGTGCAGAAGCCAGGTTCACGGCTGAATTGCTTAACGAGCTTGCCCAGAAGTTCCATGAAGTCTTGAAGGCGCATCCCTTGAACAAGGAGAGAAAAACCCATGGGAAGCCTCCAGCAAACTTCATCTTGTTCAGGGGAGCTGGAACCCTTCCGAAAATCAAGCCGCTAAGCGAGCTTTACATGTTGAAAGCCTCATGTGTCGCCGCAACAGCCCTTATCCGCGGCGTCTGCAGGGCGGCGGGCATGCAGCTATTGAATGTTAAAGGCGCCACCGGAAACGTGCATACCGACTACATTGCGAAAGCCAAGGCTGCCGTCAAAGCTCTAGAAAACAGCGACCTCGTCTTGTTGCATGTGAAGGCTCCGGACGCCGCCAGCCACGATGGAAACATCAAACAGAAGGTTGAAGTTATAGAGAAAATCGACAAAATGCTCGCCTACATACTCAACAAGATTGATTTAAGCGAAACATATGTGGCATTAACAGCCGACCACACATCATCATGCATAACAAGAAATCACGAGGGGGATCCTGTGCCAATAGCCATAATGGGCCCCTACATTCGCAGCGACGACGTGGACGAGTTCAGCGAGAGAGCATGCGCCAGGGGAGGCCTTGGAAGACTGCGTGGAAAAAACCTCATGCCCATCCTCATGAACTATCTTGGCAAAGTTAAGAAGTTTGGGGCTTAA